One stretch of Prunus persica cultivar Lovell chromosome G1, Prunus_persica_NCBIv2, whole genome shotgun sequence DNA includes these proteins:
- the LOC18791842 gene encoding protein POLAR LOCALIZATION DURING ASYMMETRIC DIVISION AND REDISTRIBUTION produces MEKNDDRFFKTLILSPFRYSKTRHIRIADILVDEEEGSETGGYDCVGDFNMDGIGDLPKDDRLMALQCSTPRRIISRWLSSLRRSKRRRSDVVRSQKIFKEVARRETGDESTHASCSTHGLKQSGQFVKDNGSFNLGVACGLIYLIVASKNELTKMVELRTQMELLLQNAKEGLQSKNAPFDAKPLELNEMNIASSATDFHQASSSSSDSQFSLQSGVVRDVCSEYIRNEEGEGERDECVAGMDQLEAELEAELERLQLQLDSENDSSNSEYPQQRLKASRDCALVIDCDEAEPPDYAEMPCDYGVPALELERRLHQVLEARQEERIKELEVALEYAKRKLHEKEIEVSWWKETATAALVSHHVPDPSASIASQHDPESTFHSFR; encoded by the exons ATGGAGAAGAATGACGATCGCTTCTTTAAAACCCTCATTCTCTCCCCTTTCCGTTACAGCAAGACCCGCCACATCCGCATCGCCGATATTCTcgttgatgaagaagagggaTCCGAAACCGGCGGCTACGATTGCGTCGGAGACTTCAATATGGATGGCATCGGAGACCTCCCGAAGGACGACAGATTGATGGCTTTACAGTGCTCCACTCCGCGCCGTATCATTTCCCGATGGCTGTCGTCTCTGAGACGATCCAAGAGAAGGCGAAGCGACGTCGTACGGAGCCAGAAGATATTCAAAGAGGTCGCGAGAAGGGAAACCGGTGACGAGTCAACGCACGCCTCCTGTTCGACGCATGGATTGAAGCAGTCgg GACAGTTTGTAAAAGATAACGGCTCATTCAATTTGGGCGTTGCGTGCGGTTTGATATATCTGATCGTCGCCAGTAAAAATGAGCTTACAAAGATGGTGGAGCTGCGGACACAAATGGAGCTGCTTCTTCAAAACGCAAAAGAGGGATTGCAAAGCAAGAACGCGCCTTTTGACGCCAAACCGTTGGAGTTGAATGAGATGAATATTGCTTCTTCCGCCACTGATTTCCATCAAGCTTCGAGCTCGAGCTCCGATAGCCAGTTTTCGCTTCAATCTGGTGTTGTCCGTGATGTGTGCTCGGAATATATTAGAaatgaagaaggagaaggagagagagatgaatgcGTGGCAGGAATGGATCAACTTGAGGCGGAGCTTGAAGCCGAGTTAGAACGGTTGCAGCTCCAATTGGATTCGGAAAATGATTCATCCAATTCTGAATACCCTCAGCAGAGGCTAAAG GCTTCTAGAGACTGTGCTCTTGTAATTGACTGTGATGAAGCAGAACCGCCAGATTATGCTGAAATGCCCTGTGACTATGGAGTTCCTGCACTTGAACTTGAGAGGAGGTTGCATCAAGTGTTGGAAGCGAGACAGGAAGAACGGATAAAAGAACTTGAAGTTGCTTTAGAGTACGCGAAGCGCAAGCTTCACGAGAAAGAAATAGAGGTTTCATGGTGGAAAGAAACTGCAACTGCAGCACTTGTATCACACCATGTTCCAGATCCTTCAGCGTCGATTGCTTCCCAGCACGATCCCGAAAGTACTTTTCACTCGTTTAGGTGA
- the LOC18790892 gene encoding chorismate mutase 2, whose amino-acid sequence MAAAAKSNSDNLTLDKVREALIRQEDTIVFRLIQRANFPVNSPTYDEKFASFSGSLLQFVVKETEALQSKVGRYENPEEQPFSPENLPPSLVPPQANPPVLHPAAASININEKIWDFYFNQLLSLFAVPGDDGNYASTASSDLDCLQAISRRIHYGYYVAEVKFKDAPQDYEPAIRAQDREGLMKLLTFEAVEEMVKKRVEKKAAVFGQDVCLVDNGNGKYKVDPSVVSRLYGEWIMPLTKLVQVEYLLRRLD is encoded by the exons ATGGCAGCTGCAGCAAAGTCCAACAGTGATAATTTGACGCTTGACAAGGTGAGAGAGGCACTGATCAGACAAGAAGACACCATCGTTTTCAGGCTGATACAGAGAGCCAACTTCCCCGTCAATTCTCCCACCTACGACGAAAAGTTTGCATCTTTTTCTGGTTCTCTGCTCCAATTCGTGGTTAAGGAAACAGAAGCCCTTCAATCCAAG GTTGGTAGGTATGAAAACCCTGAAGAACAACCCTTCTCCCCAGAAAACTTACCACCTTCATTGGTGCCGCCTCAGGCCAATCCACCA gTATTGCATCCTGCTGCAGCTTCCATTAACATAAACGAGAAGATATgggatttttatttcaacCAATTGCTTTCACTTTTTGCTGTCCCTGGTGATGATGGAAACTATGCATCAACTGCCTCTAGTGATCTCGACTGTTTACAG GCCATCTCTAGAAGGATTCATTATGGATACTATGTAGCTGAGGTTAAATTCAAGGATGCCCCTCAAGACTACGAGCCTGCGATTCGCGCTCAG GACAGAGAGGGTCTTATGAAATTGTTGACCTTTGAGGCTGTAGAAGAGATGGTGAAGAAGAGAGTTGAGAAGAAGGCAGCGGTTTTCGGACAGGACGTGTGCCTGGTTGATAATGGAAATGGGAAATACAAGGTTGATCCGTCTGTGGTTTCTCGGCTCTATGGAGAATGGATAATGCCCCTCACCAAGCTTGTTCAAGTCGAGTACCTCCTTCGCCGCCTAGACTAG